Proteins from one Juglans microcarpa x Juglans regia isolate MS1-56 chromosome 1S, Jm3101_v1.0, whole genome shotgun sequence genomic window:
- the LOC121247426 gene encoding receptor-like protein Cf-9 homolog → MPTVTFTSLQFHGNDLTWKPLCHDDERFALLQFKESFIINRSASEDLSAYPKVLSWKPDQISDCCKWDGVECNKDTGHVIGLNLSSSCLKGFLNSNSSLFRLAHLESLNLADNHFKRSPLPTSFRQLSRLTNLNLANSVFFGQIPTEILELSKLVFLSLSYNPLLKLQESGLTVIAQNLTNLKVLSLKQVGISSNVPNILANLSSLAVLSLSECDLHGEFPVGIFHLPKLQRLNIQDNENLKGCIPEFHRTSPLNLLILGNTSFYGEIPSSLGNLTNLIVLDLQSSRLHGSIPQSISRLVNLETLYLNDNYLSGRVEFELFLRLGKLVELQLSRNDISLLTNPSTNSTFPKFRILFIADCDLGEFPEFLRNQDQLELLDLRGNKIHGQVPKWMGNISIETLWLLDLENNFLTGFNQLPVVLPYVNLKSLKLDSNMLQGSLPIPPPSIDFYTVSNNRLTGEIPHLICNLSLITELDLSSNNLSSNLPQCLGNLSASLTKLDLHNNSFHGTIPRICGEANELMMIDFSENHLQGRVPRSLANCTKLEAVNLGNNQIHDIFPSWLGILPELRILILRSNELYGTIGSSDSNLDFPKLHIIDLSNNDLTGKLPSEHFQNWKAMQIVDAESLKYIGQNQILVTLAGDRMNHICSYSMTMINKGTKIVYHKVPDFFIAIDLSNNRFEGEIPDVVGNLKGLNLLNLSSNFLTGPIPFTLAYLTRLEALDLSQNNLSGAIPLQLTELTFLSYFNVSHNRLEGPIPHGKQFDTFDNSTFSENSELCGSPLSKKCGNPEDSPPPSSSHNSEFSFEFGWKVVAIGYGCGFLFGAMSGQIVITKKYGQIGYALVPMIARGVMLGPNHPVILHMLDIPPAAEALNGVKMELVDAAFPLLKGMFMAS, encoded by the exons ATGCCGACGGTTACTTTCACAAGCCTTCAATTTCACGGAAACGACTTGACTTGGAAG CCCTTGTGCCATGATGATGAGAGATTTGCCTTGTTGCAATTCAAGGAAAGCTTCATCATCAATCGGTCCGCGTCCGAAGATCTCTCTGCTTATCCGAAAGTTTTATCGTGGAAGCCTGATCAAATCAGTGATTGCTGCAAGTGGGACGGTGTAGAGTGCAATAAGGACACTGGTCATGTCATCGGCCTCAATCTCAGTAGTAGCTGTCTTAAAGGTTTTCTCAATTCCAATAGCAGCCTCTTCCGCCTTGCTCACCTCGAGAGCTTAAATCTAGCCGACAATCACTTTAAGCGTTCTCCACTCCCAACTAGTTTTAGGCAGCTTTCAAGGCTAACAAATCTCAACCTCGCTAACTCTGTATTTTTTGGCCAAATCCCTACAGAAATCTTAGAGCTCTCCAAGTTAGTTTTCTTGAGTCTCTCATATAATCCGTTGTTGAAGCTCCAAGAATCTGGCCTAACAGTTATAGCTCAAAACCTCACAAACTTGAAAGTACTATCTCTTAAACAGGTTGGCATATCATCCAACGTTCCCAATATCTTGGCAAACTTATCTTCTTTAGCAGTTCTATCTCTAAGTGAGTGTGACCTGCATGGTGAGTTTCCCGTGGGAATTTTCCATCTACCTAAGCTTCAGCGTCTTAATATACAGGATAATGAAAACCTCAAGGGCTGTATCCCAGAATTTCACAGAACCAGCCCCCTTAATTTATTGATACTTGGAAACACGAGCTTCTATGGAGAAATACCATCTTCACTAGGTAACCTTACCAATCTAATTGTTTTAGATCTTCAATCAAGTAGGTTGCACGGTTCAATTCCACAGTCAATATCTAGGCTTGTAAATCTTGAAACTCTGTATCTCAATGATAACTATTTGAGTGGCAGGGTGGAGTTTGAGTTGTTTCTGAGACTCGGAAAGCTAGTTGAATTGCAGTTATCTAGAAACGATATTTCATTGCTTACAAATCCGAGTACCAACtcaacttttccaaaatttAGGATATTATTTATAGCTGATTGTGACTTGGGTGAGTTCCCAGAGTTTCTGAGGAACCAAGATCAGCTGGAGCTATTAGATCTTCGTGGAAACAAAATTCACGGCCAAGTTCCAAAATGGATGGGGAATATAAGTATAGAAACTCTCTGGCTTTTAGATCTGGAAAACAACTTTCTCACCGGTTTCAACCAACTTCCGGTTGTACTCCCCTACGTTAATCTAAAGTCACTAAAGCTTGATTCTAACATGCTTCAAGGGTCACTGCCAATCCCGCCACCTTCCATTGATTTCTATACGGTCTCAAACAACAGACTGACCGGAGAAATTCCACATTTGATTTGCAATCTAAGTTTAATAACTGAGCTCGATTTGTCAAGCAACAACTTGAGTAGCAATCTTCCTCAATGTTTAGGCAACTTGAGTGCTTCTCTCACAAAATTGGATCTACACAACAATAGCTTTCATGGAACCATTCCTCGGATCTGCGGTGAAGCAAACGAATTGATGATGATTGATTTCAGCGAAAATCATTTACAGGGGCGTGTACCGAGATCATTGGCAAATTGTACCAAGCTTGAAGCTGTTAATCTTGGTAACAATCAGATTCATGATATTTTTCCTTCCTGGTTGGGCATTCTTCCAGAGTTGAGGATTCTCATTTTGAGATCTAATGAACTCTATGGTACAATAGGAAGTTCTGATAGCAATTTAGATTTCCCGAAATTGCACATCATTGACCTCTCAAATAATGATCTTACCGGCAAGTTGCCCTCTGAACACTTCCAAAATTGGAAAGCCATGCAAATCGTCGATGCCGAGAGCTTGAAGTACATAGGGCAAAACCAAATTCTAGTGACACTTGCAGGAGATAGAATGAACCATATCTGCTCCTACTCAATGACAATGATCAATAAAGGCACGAAAATTGTATACCATAAAGTTCCTGATTTCTTCATAGCTATTGATCTCTCGAACAACAGATTTGAAGGAGAAATCCCAGACGTGGTGGGGAATCTGAAAGGACTTAATTTGCTCAACCTTTCCTCAAACTTTCTCACAGGACCTATCCCATTTACATTGGCATACTTGACAAGGCTAGAAGCATTGGATCTGTCTCAAAACAATTTGTCTGGTGCGATCCCTTTGCAACTAACGGAACTCACTTTCCTTTCATACTTTAATGTCTCCCATAATCGTTTGGAAGGACCTATACCACATGGGAAACAATTCGACACATTCGACAACAGTACGTTTAGTGAGAACTCTGAATTATGTGGAAGTCCTTTGTCAAAGAAATGTGGGAATCCTGAGGACTCACCGCCTCCATCTTCAAGCCACAACTCAGAATTCTCATTTGAATTTGGTTGGAAAGTAGTCGCGATTGGATATGGATGTGGATTCTTGTTTGGAGCTATGTCTGGGCAAATCGTAATCACAAAGAAGTATG GACAAATCGGATATGCTCTCGTGCCTATGATTGCTAGGGGAGTGATGTTGGGTCCCAACCATCCTGTGATCCTGCACATGCTTGATATCCCACCTGCTGCAGAGGCATTGAATGGGGTGAAAATGGAGTTGGTGGATGCTGCATTTCCTCTACTTAAAGGTATGTTTATGGCCTCTTAA